Proteins encoded in a region of the Prunus persica cultivar Lovell chromosome G4, Prunus_persica_NCBIv2, whole genome shotgun sequence genome:
- the LOC109948688 gene encoding uncharacterized protein LOC109948688 encodes MGACGRQSLSPKHKLIAVFQMLAYGCSADSTDEYCRLGESTTLECLRKFCSIIEVVYGQWYLRSPNPADLYRLLHKTSHRGFPGMLGSLVYMHWEWKNCPTPWAGQFTGYKYKPTIVLEVVASYDTWIWHAFFGVFRLNNDINVLSRSPLVNDVVNGVSPHIQYVVNGNEYNLGYYLADGIYPRWATLVKTISQPDTPKKRLFSQKQEAYRKDVERAFGILLVQWTIVRGPAPMWLHSIMMTCIILHNMIVEDEYEDLDVESDDDDNFSRTSRRARARLAYELEPTITYSIN; translated from the coding sequence ATGGGCGCTTGTGGACGACAAAGTCTATCCCCAAAGCATAAGCTAATAGCCGTTTTTCAAATGCTCGCATATGGATGCTCGGCAGACTCCACCGATGAGTACTGTAGATTGGGTGAATCTACAACCCTTGAATGTTTGCGAAAGTTTTGTTCCATTATTGAAGTCGTGTATGGCCAGTGGTACCTCCGTTCCCCAAATCCGGCCGACCTTTACAGGCTCTTGCACAAGACTAGTCACAGAGGATTCCCAGGCATGTTAGGTAGTCTTGTTTACATGCACTGGGAATGGAAGAACTGCCCCACTCCTTGGGCAGGCCAGTTTACTGGTTACAAGTATAAGCCAACTATCGTTCTAGAAGTAGTGGCCTCATATGACACTTGGATATGGCATGCCTTTTTTGGAGTCTTCAGATTGAACAATGATATCAACGTCCTATCTCGTTCCCCGTTGGTCAATGATGTAGTCAATGGAGTGTCTCCCCATATCCAATATGTTGTCAATGGAAATGAATACAATCTGGGTTATTACTTGGCTGATGGTATCTACCCTCGTTGGGCTACATTGGTTAAGACGATTTCCCAACCGGATACtccaaaaaaaagactattttcCCAAAAACAAGAGGCTTATAGGAAGGATGTCGAAAGAGCCTTCGGAATACTTCTGGTTCAATGGACAATTGTTAGAGGACCTGCACCTATGTGGCTTCATTCAATCATGATGACGTGCATAATATTGCACAACATGATTGTTGAGGATGAGTATGAGGATCTAGATGTAGaatctgatgatgatgataatttTTCACGAACATCTAGAAGAGCAAGAGCAAGACTTGCTTATGAGCTTGAGCCAACTATCACGTACAGTATAAACTGA